One Salipiger sp. H15 DNA window includes the following coding sequences:
- a CDS encoding response regulator transcription factor, with protein sequence MHIYLYEPRSNAFRGLLSELDAAQWQPVAVGDDFFERELGLLSNDGYADRPVLLSEQPRTVEHIFRLRKSGCRNPILVLRDQRDPEAAMQALDAGADDDIVGPLTGPELRSRVNAITRRFHGHAAGSVRIGDVTAYFDGRDPDVAGTPMRLSQRELAIFQQIALASPRVVSKSVIYDAVYGMAEEQPFDKVIDVYICRIRKKIEEMSPTGDPHIRTIRGRGYKLVPGAEAGQEAETPRLSLASASHVIQKAQLR encoded by the coding sequence GTGCATATCTATCTTTACGAGCCTCGTTCGAATGCCTTCCGCGGGTTGCTGTCCGAACTGGACGCGGCGCAATGGCAACCGGTGGCCGTCGGGGACGATTTCTTCGAGCGCGAGCTCGGCCTGCTCAGCAACGACGGCTACGCCGACCGGCCGGTCCTGCTTTCCGAACAGCCACGGACCGTCGAGCACATCTTCCGCCTGCGCAAGTCCGGCTGCCGCAACCCGATCCTCGTGCTGCGCGACCAGCGTGATCCCGAGGCGGCGATGCAGGCGCTCGATGCCGGCGCGGATGACGACATCGTCGGGCCGCTCACCGGCCCCGAGCTGCGCTCGCGGGTGAACGCGATCACCCGGCGATTCCATGGCCACGCGGCGGGATCGGTGCGGATCGGCGACGTCACCGCCTATTTCGACGGGCGCGACCCCGATGTCGCTGGCACGCCGATGCGCCTGTCGCAGCGCGAGCTGGCGATCTTCCAGCAGATCGCCCTCGCCTCGCCGCGCGTCGTGTCGAAGTCGGTGATCTACGACGCGGTCTACGGCATGGCCGAGGAGCAGCCCTTCGACAAGGTGATCGACGTCTACATCTGCCGGATCCGCAAGAAGATCGAAGAGATGTCGCCCACGGGGGATCCGCATATCCGCACGATCCGCGGCCGCGGCTACAAGCTGGTGCCCGGAGCCGAGGCCGGCCAGGAGGCCGAGACCCCCCGGCTCAGCCTCGCCAGCGCATCACATGTAATTCAGAAAGCTCAGTTGCGATAG
- a CDS encoding flagellar basal body P-ring protein FlgI produces MRIAACLGAALVALIAAFPAASDVRIKDIATFEGVRENQLVGYGLVVGLNGTGDSLRNSPFTEKSIEAMLERLGVGNMSDDQIKTSNTAAVMVTAMLPPFARLGSPIDVVVSSLGDATSLRGGTLIVTPLTGADGEVYAVAQGPIAVAGYAAQGMAASVVEGVPTVARIENGATVENEVEFALSSLSSVRIALRNPDFTTATRMAEAINKRMGTNTATALDPGTVEVALHGAGKGDIAGIMSDVENIRVDPDAVAKVVIDARSGTIVIGEDVRIDRVAVSQGGLTVMVREDSEVSQPEPITIGGTTVVVPRTTVGVDEQETHFTILEGADVSLQRLVDALNAIGLTATQTISILQAIKAAGALHADLEII; encoded by the coding sequence ATGCGTATCGCAGCCTGTCTCGGCGCCGCCCTCGTGGCGCTCATCGCCGCCTTTCCCGCCGCGTCGGATGTCCGGATCAAGGACATCGCGACCTTCGAAGGCGTGCGGGAGAACCAGCTCGTCGGCTACGGCCTCGTGGTCGGCCTGAACGGCACGGGCGACAGCCTGCGCAACAGCCCCTTCACCGAGAAGAGCATCGAGGCGATGCTCGAGCGGCTGGGGGTCGGCAACATGTCCGACGACCAGATCAAGACCAGCAACACCGCCGCCGTCATGGTGACCGCCATGCTGCCGCCCTTCGCGCGGCTCGGCTCGCCGATCGACGTGGTGGTCTCGTCGCTGGGCGATGCGACCTCGCTGCGCGGCGGCACGCTGATCGTCACCCCGCTGACCGGCGCCGACGGCGAGGTCTACGCGGTGGCGCAGGGGCCGATCGCCGTCGCGGGCTACGCGGCGCAGGGCATGGCCGCCTCGGTGGTCGAGGGCGTGCCGACGGTGGCGCGGATCGAGAACGGCGCGACGGTCGAGAACGAGGTGGAGTTCGCGCTCTCCTCGCTGAGTTCGGTCCGCATCGCGCTGCGCAATCCCGACTTCACCACCGCGACCCGCATGGCCGAGGCGATCAACAAGCGCATGGGCACGAACACCGCCACCGCGCTCGATCCCGGCACCGTCGAGGTGGCGCTGCACGGGGCGGGCAAGGGCGACATCGCGGGCATCATGTCGGACGTCGAGAACATCCGCGTCGATCCCGACGCCGTGGCCAAGGTGGTGATCGACGCGCGCTCGGGCACCATCGTCATCGGCGAGGACGTGCGGATCGACCGCGTCGCGGTCAGCCAGGGCGGGCTCACGGTGATGGTGCGCGAGGATTCCGAGGTCAGCCAGCCCGAGCCGATCACCATCGGCGGCACCACCGTCGTCGTGCCGCGCACCACCGTCGGCGTCGACGAGCAGGAGACGCATTTCACCATTCTCGAGGGTGCGGATGTCAGCCTGCAGCGCCTTGTCGATGCGCTCAACGCCATCGGACTGACCGCGACGCAGACGATCTCGATCCTGCAGGCGATCAAGGCCGCGGGTGCGCTGCACGCCGATCTCGAGATCATCTAG
- a CDS encoding rod-binding protein encodes MDVKTSMAALQVTGAQIAQPGAIAPDAPASAAKEFEAMFLTEMVNEMLGEVDLGDFGGGQAEEHWRYFLAEAFGKELAEQGGTGIARNLEQAMSAYGAAARRGEHT; translated from the coding sequence ATGGACGTGAAGACCTCCATGGCCGCGCTGCAGGTGACCGGGGCGCAGATCGCGCAGCCCGGGGCCATCGCGCCCGACGCGCCGGCCAGCGCCGCGAAGGAATTCGAGGCGATGTTCCTGACCGAGATGGTCAACGAGATGCTCGGCGAGGTCGACCTTGGTGATTTCGGCGGTGGGCAGGCCGAGGAACACTGGCGCTATTTCCTTGCCGAGGCCTTCGGCAAGGAGCTGGCAGAGCAGGGCGGCACCGGCATCGCCCGCAACCTGGAACAGGCGATGTCGGCCTATGGCGCCGCCGCCCGCCGTGGAGAGCATACATGA
- a CDS encoding flagellin — MSSINTNTSAMNALSTLRQINKDLENTQGRISTGLSVQSGKDNAAYFSISETMSGDSSTYNSINEGLTLTKNSIATARLGAETIQDLAQQFLEKVSFAQGATGGQDEIEADLAELVKQMETTLSQSTFNGDDMLGAGSYAGVSAGSVSATTGALTSGINHAATTATGATVGVTRDVVTGISRAGGAYATTEIAVDTHDVATLVANFKTIATSFGSNASSGSFGAAFLAGALTATESQLSAVTDIATKLGQSEKSIENQQDFLNKVVDNIDAGVGAMIDADMEEEAARLQALQVQQQLATQSLSIANSSPQNILSLFQ, encoded by the coding sequence ATGTCTTCCATCAATACCAACACGAGCGCGATGAACGCGCTGTCGACCCTGCGCCAGATCAACAAGGATCTGGAAAACACCCAGGGTCGCATCTCGACCGGCCTCTCGGTCCAGTCGGGCAAGGACAACGCCGCCTACTTCTCGATCTCCGAGACCATGAGCGGTGACTCCTCGACCTACAACTCGATCAACGAAGGTCTGACGCTCACCAAGAACTCGATCGCAACCGCCCGCCTCGGCGCGGAAACGATCCAGGACCTGGCGCAGCAGTTCCTCGAAAAAGTGTCCTTCGCACAGGGCGCAACCGGTGGCCAGGACGAGATCGAAGCCGACCTCGCGGAACTGGTCAAGCAGATGGAAACCACCCTCAGCCAGTCGACCTTCAACGGCGACGACATGCTGGGTGCAGGTTCCTACGCAGGTGTGAGCGCAGGTTCGGTTTCCGCAACCACCGGCGCCCTGACCTCGGGTATCAACCACGCGGCAACCACCGCTACCGGCGCGACCGTCGGTGTGACCCGCGACGTGGTGACCGGCATCAGCCGCGCTGGTGGCGCCTACGCGACCACCGAGATCGCGGTCGACACCCATGACGTCGCAACGCTCGTCGCCAACTTCAAAACGATCGCGACCAGCTTCGGCTCCAACGCATCGAGCGGCAGCTTCGGCGCAGCCTTCCTCGCCGGCGCGCTGACCGCGACCGAAAGCCAGCTGAGCGCAGTCACCGACATCGCCACCAAGCTCGGCCAGTCGGAAAAGTCGATCGAGAACCAGCAGGACTTCCTGAACAAGGTTGTCGACAACATCGACGCCGGCGTCGGCGCGATGATCGACGCGGACATGGAAGAGGAAGCGGCCCGTCTGCAGGCACTGCAGGTCCAGCAGCAGCTGGCCACGCAGTCGCTGTCGATCGCCAACTCCTCGCCGCAGAACATTCTGTCGCTGTTCCAGTAA
- a CDS encoding flagellar biosynthesis regulator FlaF, with translation MSISAYKRTIRESESPRQIEARVFARITGAMRQHSEAWAASPEKSARLAVLSGGLRDALTQNRRLWEQLRNDLASERNALPPALRANLLSIALWVDRTSTAVIGGGPGLPALIDVNQNILAGLAAARPAPSAVGQDGAQSYSQTL, from the coding sequence ATGAGCATCTCCGCATACAAACGCACGATCCGCGAAAGCGAGAGCCCGAGGCAGATCGAGGCCCGCGTCTTCGCCCGCATCACCGGTGCGATGCGCCAGCATTCCGAGGCCTGGGCGGCCTCTCCCGAGAAATCCGCGCGCCTTGCCGTCCTGTCGGGCGGCCTGCGCGACGCGCTGACGCAGAACCGGCGGCTCTGGGAGCAGCTGCGCAACGACCTGGCCAGCGAGCGCAACGCGCTGCCGCCGGCGCTGCGCGCGAACCTGCTTTCGATTGCGCTCTGGGTCGACCGCACCAGCACCGCGGTGATCGGCGGCGGCCCCGGCCTGCCCGCGCTCATCGACGTGAACCAGAACATCCTCGCCGGGCTCGCCGCTGCCCGTCCGGCCCCCTCAGCGGTTGGTCAAGATGGCGCTCAATCTTACTCTCAAACCCTTTGA
- a CDS encoding flagellar biosynthesis repressor FlbT produces MALNLTLKPFERIVVNGCMMRNGGRKTTLTVENRADIIRETDLLKPEAAATPVRAAYFLIQSALIYPERRDALTKSAQQQLAKLATVFTPELAQHVFEAANNVSRREYFTALRDLRPLIKRELEVLGPAGLDPTSSEDLPRIHR; encoded by the coding sequence ATGGCGCTCAATCTTACTCTCAAACCCTTTGAGCGGATCGTCGTCAACGGCTGCATGATGCGCAACGGCGGGCGCAAGACCACGCTCACCGTCGAGAACCGCGCCGACATCATCCGCGAGACCGACCTGCTGAAGCCCGAGGCTGCCGCGACCCCGGTCCGCGCGGCCTATTTCCTCATCCAGAGCGCGCTGATCTACCCCGAGCGCCGCGACGCGCTGACCAAGTCGGCGCAGCAGCAGCTCGCCAAGCTGGCCACGGTGTTCACCCCTGAGCTGGCGCAGCATGTGTTCGAGGCGGCCAACAACGTCAGCCGGCGGGAATATTTCACCGCGCTGCGCGACCTGCGTCCGCTGATCAAGCGCGAGCTCGAGGTTCTCGGGCCCGCCGGGCTCGACCCCACGTCTTCCGAAGACCTGCCGAGGATCCACAGATGA
- a CDS encoding DUF1217 domain-containing protein yields MISMSGLSTMLSLRLVGKTEAKEHDMIAGEAEHAREIAYFMENIENVETVDDLLGDYRLYSFVMKAYDLEDQIFGKAMMGKILESDIEEDDALVNRLTDDRFEVFYNAMGFTEGGTANSNTIDPDWKAMIVSAYVDTTYVNAKSEDNEALGLALQFRRKAASVNSAFDILRDTDLAQFVRTALGLPDEIASGDIDRQAALIASRIDLDRLGEEEYVETLVTKFAAISDATSDTASTNAAVQLMTSIASGSSGSFVPVTIDIETIQGFSGYKLR; encoded by the coding sequence ATGATTTCCATGTCCGGCCTGTCCACCATGCTGTCGCTCCGCCTCGTCGGCAAGACCGAGGCCAAGGAACACGACATGATCGCGGGCGAGGCCGAGCACGCGCGCGAGATCGCGTATTTCATGGAGAACATCGAGAACGTCGAGACGGTGGACGACCTGCTGGGCGACTACCGGCTCTACAGCTTCGTGATGAAGGCCTACGACCTCGAGGACCAGATCTTCGGCAAGGCCATGATGGGCAAGATCCTCGAGAGCGACATCGAGGAGGATGACGCGCTGGTCAACCGCCTGACCGACGACCGCTTCGAGGTCTTCTACAACGCGATGGGCTTCACCGAGGGCGGCACCGCCAACAGCAACACCATCGACCCCGACTGGAAGGCGATGATCGTCAGCGCCTACGTCGACACGACCTACGTGAACGCCAAGTCCGAGGACAACGAGGCGCTTGGCCTCGCGCTGCAGTTCCGCCGCAAGGCCGCCAGCGTCAACTCGGCTTTCGACATCCTCAGGGACACCGATCTCGCGCAGTTCGTCCGCACCGCGCTCGGCCTTCCGGACGAGATCGCGAGCGGCGACATCGACCGGCAGGCGGCGCTGATCGCCAGCCGCATCGACCTCGACCGCCTGGGGGAGGAGGAGTATGTCGAGACGCTGGTGACCAAGTTCGCCGCGATCAGCGACGCCACCAGCGACACCGCCTCGACCAATGCCGCCGTGCAGCTGATGACCAGCATCGCCAGCGGCTCGTCGGGCAGCTTCGTGCCCGTCACCATCGACATCGAGACCATCCAGGGCTTCAGCGGCTACAAGCTGCGCTGA